One window from the genome of Cucumis melo cultivar AY chromosome 10, USDA_Cmelo_AY_1.0, whole genome shotgun sequence encodes:
- the LOC103489373 gene encoding uncharacterized protein LOC103489373 has protein sequence MDADHRPNDHPFPNPNQPHRFKCHLSPIHFSSILILLLAISFFAFPKTNFYKSQSSKLTNLLKTSNQPPGLNPLCVLWMAPFLSGGGYSSEAWSYILALRHHITNPGFRLVIRQHGDLESVDFWEGLPESVRNLAIELHRTRCRMNETVVICHSEPGAWNPPLFETLPCPPGAYRKFKSVIGRTMFETDRVTQEHVNRCNVMDYVWVPSEFHVSTFVESGVDPSKIVKVVQPVDVNFFDPLKYKPFSLESVGTLVLGGNNFEEVRLVEKKRFVFLSIFKWEFRKGWDLLLEAYLKEFSKKDEVGLFLLTNPYHTESDFGNKILDFVENSDLQMPLSGWAPVYVVDIHIPQTDLPRVYKAADAFVLPSRGEGWGRPLVEAMAMSLPVIATNWSGPTEFLTDENSYPLPVERMSEVKEEPFKGHMWAEPSISKLQVLMREVTINVEEAKDKGRRAREDMINRFSPDIVADIVHRQIENIFHEKR, from the coding sequence ATGGATGCTGATCACCGCCCCAACGATCACCCATTTCCCAATCCCAACCAACCTCACCGTTTCAAATGCCACCTTTCTCCGATCCACTTCTCATCCATTCTCATTCTCCTTCTAGCAATTTCCTTCTTCGCTTTCCCCAAAACAAATTTCTACAAATCCCAATCCTCAAAACTCACCAATCTTCTAAAAACTTCTAACCAACCCCCGGGTCTTAATCCATTATGTGTTCTTTGGATGGCCCCATTTCTTTCTGGTGGTGGGTACAGTTCAGAAGCTTGGTCCTACATTTTAGCTCTTCGTCATCATATAACAAACCCTGGATTTCGTTTGGTCATTCGTCAACATGGTGATCTAGAATCGGTCGACTTTTGGGAAGGCTTACCGGAATCTGTAAGGAATTTGGCTATTGAACTTCATAGAACAAGATGTAGAATGAATGAAACTGTTGTGATTTGTCACAGTGAACCTGGTGCTTGGAATCCTCCATTGTTTGAAACTTTGCCTTGCCCACCAGGTGCTTATCGAAAGTTCAAGTCAGTGATTGGTAGAACAATGTTTGAAACTGATAGGGTAACTCAAGAACATGTGAATCGATGTAATGTAATGGATTATGTTTGGGTTCCTTCTGaatttcatgtctctacatttGTGGAAAGTGGGGTTGATCCTTCTAAGATTGTGAAAGTTGTTCAACCTGTTGATGTTAATTTCTTTGATCCATTGAAATACAAACCATTTAGTCTTGAATCTGTAGGAACATTAGTTTTAGGAGGCAATAACTTTGAAGAAGTAAGGTTAGTAGAGAAGAAGAGATTTGTGTTTCTAAGTATCTTTAAATGGGAATTTAGGAAAGGTTGGGATTTGTTATTGGAAGCTTATTTGAAAGAATTCTCTAAGAAAGATGAAGTGGGTTTGTTTTTATTGACAAATCCTTACCATACTGAAAGTGATTTTGGGAATAAGATTTTGGATTTTGTAGAAAATTCTGACTTACAAATGCCACTTTCTGGGTGGGCTCCTGTTTATGTGGTTGATATTCATATACCTCAAACTGATTTGCCTAGAGTTTACAAGGCTGCTGATGCATTTGTACTTCCATCAAGAGGAGAAGGATGGGGAAGGCCACTCGTTGAAGCAATGGCGATGTCGTTGCCAGTGATCGCGACCAACTGGTCGGGACCAACGGAGTTTTTGACAGATGAGAATAGCTATCCCTTGCCGGTTGAGAGAATGAGTGAAGTGAAGGAAGAGCCATTCAAAGGGCATATGTGGGCGGAACCATCCATCAGTAAGCTTCAAGTTCTAATGAGGGAAGTGACGATTAATGTTGAGGAAGCTAAGGATAAAGGAAGAAGGGCAAGGGAGGACATGATCAATCGATTCTCGCCCGACATTGTTGCCGATATTGTTCATCGTCAGATAGAAAATATATTTCACGAGAAGAGATGA